Genomic segment of Takifugu flavidus isolate HTHZ2018 unplaced genomic scaffold, ASM371156v2 ctg218, whole genome shotgun sequence:
ttgtgttatagatcatctgttgtgttatagatcacctgttgtgttatagctcatgtgtgtgttatagatcatgtgttgtgttatagatcacctgttgtggtatagatcatctgttgtgttatagatcatgtgttgtgttatagatcatctgttgtgttatagctcatgtgttgtgttatagatcatgtgttgtgttatagatcatgtgttgtgttatagatcatctgttgtgttatagatcatgtgttgtgttatagatcatctgttgtgtttagctcatgtgttgtgttatagctcatgtgttgtgttatagatcatgtgttgtgttatagatcatgtgtgtgttatagatcatgtgtttgttgttgtagatcattgtgttatagatcatgttgTTGTGTATTGAGATGTGTTGtggatcatgtgttgtgttatgtgatcatgtgttgtgttatatcATCAGTTGTGTGTTAGTGTTGtagatcatctgtgtgtgttagatcatggtgttgtgtttgtttcatgtgttgtgttatagatcatgtgtgtgtgttatgggtTTTATTACCTGTTGTTTATAgatcatgtgtgtttgtgtcaccaGAACCAGCGACTGTATCAGGTTTTTCCATCCTGGTCATTTTTGCTGTCCAAACAAGGAAGACCTTCTGAGGACGTGTCTCTGAggacgtgaggacattttgactggtcctcACGACCTCAACGGACTGTTGGAGGATTCACATCTGGTTTGCGATTGAGGCTTCAGTTGGGTTTAggacaggggtcagaggtcagaggtcaggggtcatggATCGGGGGTTTAGTTGTGATGGGGAAAGCCTGCGagccctcacaaagatagaagtacgagggtgtgtgtgtcccgtCTTCAGCGAACTTGTGCTTGTCCTGTTGCTGGAGGACTTTTGGGACCTGCTGACATTTGCAGTGATCCTCagggtaaacaggaagtgatcctcagggtaaacaggaagtgatgcgtttCAGGCCCTCGTTAGGCTCCTCAGTAAAGGTCAGGCGGCAGCATCAGAGGGATCTATTAGACGCGTCTCCTGAGGACTTGTGTCATTTACAGCTGGTTCTAATTAGCCGTGACCTTCTCATCATCTCACCTGTTTTTGTTGATCGTCAAATGTTAACGAGCTTCTCCGACTTTGACAAACAAGGAAAATCTTCTGAGAACAAATTAAGCCACATCCACACTCAGGGCTGCTCGTCTCCTGAATTGGTGACGACGTTGCGTCAGACGCTTGAACAACAGTCGAAAGGTCACCAGCGACAGATGATCAGAAAAGGTCATTTTAAggtcaggagctgctggggaGACCACACACAGCTGGATCCAGAAACCTTTTTATTGTGTGAGAACTGTAAAAACCACTCAGAACACTTCAGAACCGCTTTGGCTCCTTTCTTTTTAGGCACAGGTggcaaactctggcccgtgggcctaATTTTGCCCGCAatataattatatttggcccgcaaagccattccaattgactattagagctggcccatCGGTATTGTTAAAAAGCGCATGTGCtcatactacaaataccagaattctctgatggtgttttggtgtgaaaatccacactccacatcagctggtggtggtaattcaccaatttgtggcttgccaaccaccaacaAAGAGAAGGTAGTCATAgtgaccttatatgctaatgctaattctggcactacccctctgaaaaatgattaaaggcagaaaataggacctttctgaacaggtaggaggcagaatatctgttcaGATCTGTAGACGGACccgtctgtcttgtatgtggagccaatgttcattacaaggagaacaacaaccgataacactataaaacacaacaccaagacaagcacaaacacctggaaatgactcaaaggcacCAGGAAGTAGAAAAGATGAAAAGGcatcacatttacattacattaacttacaatggcaaaagattactgttggaatttaaaagagaagaaatgaatcccagtgatgtgttttttttatttgaatttcgattttgcatgtgtgcaataataaattatatattgtgttgtgttcagttgttgagcaaaactagtttgggtctgTATCAAAAGGTTCCATGTTATAGCTAGAAGAagattttttcaataaatatcaatgttggcccgtgactttgtcccagttttgaatttgggcccactgggtatttgagtttgacacctctgctctaAGGGAACAGTCATGAAGACAAGCCTGTGTCTGGGCTTCTACTTTCATCTTTAATGGTTGAGACGAGCTGACCCACCTCCCGGCCCCCCACCCTGACCCGCTACGTCCTTCCTTCCActgaccttcagctgctcctAGCTAACATGTACCTTTTCAGGTACTTCCTGAACGTcgggtctcgtaggccgtagaTCATGGGACTGGTTGAACGCGGCAGGACCTGGACAACGATATAAGACACGAAGAGAATGTCTGTGGAGTTCTTGGGGAAGAGTTTTTTAAGCAGATCTTTGAGGGCTGGCGCCAGGTACGAGgccatgcagagcagcagctggaagctgTGCAGGATGATGGTGTTTCTGGCCTTCACCGTGTCTTTGCCTGCTGTTTTTGCCGTCAACAAAATTTGAAAGTAGGTGTAAAATATGGTGATCCAGATGATGACCAAGAACAGCGCGTAGGTGACGTCTCTCTTCGTGTGATGATGTCGAGTGGGAACGCCGTGTGTCTGAGGCAGAAGACCTGAGAATGAACAATGGTCAGATGCTCTGTGGCCAACGTGATGACCAGGTCAGACGTGGCCGAGACCGTGGTGGTCGTCCACATCAGCAGGATCAACGTCAACGTTCTCTTGATGGTCCAAACTTGGAGATGGTGAAGCGGGAAGCAGACGGCGCTGTAGCACTCCAGGGCCATGCAGGCCAGGTTCAGGGGCGAGTTCTCGGTGGCGACCCGGCCAGCAGAGCAGGAACACCCAACATGCAGATGTTGATCCTGTAGATGGTAGCTGATGACGAACAGCATGATGGTCACGTTCACCTGGATCAGGTCGTTTATCACCAGGTGGATGAAGAGTATGTAGCGTGGGTTcatgtagaacacctgcagaaacagaagaaggcTGAAGATCAAGACTCTGAGGTGACGTTAAAAGCCAGTCTTGGTTCTCTGGTTACAGAGACGCCAGACGAGAGGCAGATCCGTGTGAGCGTGTTTGACTGAGGAGCTCCAGAAACCTGATGTTTGCAGAAGGTGTGAATGAGGCTCAAGTTGATGTAGTTGATGAAGATCCCCACGACCAGAATGATCACGTTCTTGATCACAGCTTTGGTGAAGGAATCTCGGTACTGTACGATCACGCTCACGTTTGCTGCCGACCCGTTCATCTCTGGACGGGTTTAACTCTGggacaggagacagagacagagacagaagacaggagacaagagacaggagacaagatacgagacaggagacagaagacaagagacaggagacagagacaggagacaggagacaggagacgcTGCTGAAGGTCAGAAACAGCCGAGAACAAATGATGAGAGATGAGGAGCAGATTCTGCTGGCACACGTTCACAAATGATTCCGTTTCTTTTCTACCATCTGACCAGATTCACAAtgacaaaatgatttttatttgttcagaAGTTAAAACATCTCAGCTTTAATTTGGTCCTTACCAGCACCGAcaggaaccacagcagctgcaggaggagctgcaggtctgtgaATGCACCACAGCAGATATCAGCCATTATATACAGCCtgatgatgcattcagggaccCAGAGGAAACACAATCTTTGTTCTTCCTGTCTGGACCAGAAGAAGAGTGAAGATAcaaatgtctgtctgtgtgtgtgtgtgtgtgtgtctgtctgtctgtctgtgtgtgtgtgtgtctgtctgtctgtctgtctgtctgtctgtctgtctgtgtgtgtgtgtgtgtgtgtgtgtctgtctgtctgtctgtctgtctgtctgcctccagacccagcctccagaccctgcctccagacccagcctccagaccccagcctccagacccagcctccagaccccagcctccagacccctgtCTTCAgacccagcctccagacccctgcctccagacccagcctccagacccctgtCTTCAGaaccagcctccagacccctgcctccagacccagcctccagaccccagcctccagacccagcctccagaccactgcctccagaccccagcctccagacccctgtCTTCAgacccagcctccagaccccagcctccagacccagcctccagaccccagctCCAGACCCCTGTCTTCAgacccagcctccagacccctgcctccagacccctgcctccagacccctgtCTTCAgacccagcctccagacccctgtCTTCAgacccagcctccagacccctgccttGGTCGGATCAATGGGAAGCTGATCGTTCTCTTCAGAAGGGCGATCTGGTCCCCCGAAGGTGGAAATAAAATACCAAATCAACCATCACTGTTGTGTTTCTCTCACATCTAGATGAAGAAGCTGAAACAGAGCTGAGAGGTTTGTTCCACACCAGAGGATCCCAGAAGATTAAGAtcagaaccagtttaaagaccAGAGCCGATACCATGAGGTCATGGTGCCGCAATGTCACTGGAGttgaatttattattatttatggaTATAAGATAATTTATTGGGGGAAATAATTTGTTAACAAAGGAACAGTGAATGTGTTTGTTGATTAAACTCCTGAAACGGACCGGGCCGCTGTGACGTCATTTAGCGTGCACCAGCGTGGTGTCGGAACACCAGATGGAGTCAGTTTACCATCCGAGTCACCTGTGTGAACGAGCGTGTGGTCTCAGTGTATTTGGGAGTGAAACTCCATGAATGTGATGAACGTTCAGGGTTCTCGctcttccagaaccttccagaaccTTTTAGCTGCGGATCATCTTTCACCTGCTCAAAGGCGGCAGGAAAAAGGGCTGAAGTCGGATTTTCAGCACCGACTCAGATCAGAACCCTGCTGTTGATCATTTGGGTCTAGATTTATTCACACTGCGAACACAGTCCAGAACCTGTTCAATATTTGGGACGTGTTCTGAAGTAACACCGGAATATTTGTGTAGACACCAAATCCAGAGGAGAGACTGAAGTTTAGAGACCAGGAGACCTGTTTCAGTCAGGTTGATGTTTATTGTGTAGGACAACCTCCAGGTCAAAGGTCCAATCAGCAGTTTCAATAttcaataatcacaacaaataAGAGGAATAATCTCTCCGTGTCTTCAGGTCCCAAACGACAACAAAGCCTTTTCATGTCTGAGCAGGCTCCTCTGGGGCCCTCGGGGGCCTACACAGGAGGTTCCTGGTCAGGTGCCTCCTGAAGGTCTTGTCTCGTACGCCGTAGATGATGGGGCTGATGGACCGAGGCAGAATCTGCACAATAATGTAACAGGCAAACAGAGAATCCGAGTAATTCCTGGggaaccagagcagcagagcctgtTTGAGGAGAGGCTCTGCGTACGTTGCCATGcacagcagcacctggaaaCCGTGGAGAATGATGGTGTTTCTGGCCTTCCTGGCATCTTTGCTGGCCGTCTTAGCCGTGAACATAATTCTGAAATAGGTGTAGAAGATGATGAGCCAGACAATGACCAGGTAGACCACGTAGGTGATGTCCCTCTTCCTGATGATGTGCGGGTTTGGGAAGGCGGTTTCCCGCAGACAGAACACCTGAGAATAGAAGAAGTCCAGCGGCTGCGTGGCCAACGTGACAAAGAGATCAGGAAGGACGGAAAACATGCTGGTGGTCCAGATGAGACCGATCAGCAGCAACGTCCTCCTGATGGTGCAGATCTGCCCGTGGCGAAGCGGGAAGCAGACGGCGATGTAGCACTCCAAGGCCATGCAGGCCAGGTTCAGAGGCGTGTTCTCGGTGGTGATGAGAGCCAGCAGGATGAAGACGCCGCAGAAGGACACGTTGATCTTGTAGAGGACGtagctgatgatgaagagcatcACCGTCAGCATCACCTGGATCATGTCATTGACCACCAGGTGAAAAAACAGGATGTAACGAGGATTGGTGTAGAAGACCTGAGGGACGGGGCAacgaggacacacacagcaagtCAAACCACACCGGGTAATTAACCTGTGGCTTCCAGCTTCCCCAGGATCCACAGAGGTGAACTTGAGCCGCGGCGTGATGTCCTACCTGGTGTCTGTGGTACGTCTGAATGAGTCCAGCATTCACGTAGTTGATGGAGATGCTGAGAACCACAACAATCACATTTTTGGTCACAGCTTTGCTGACAGAGTCTCGATACTCAATCACCACGGAAGCGTTGGCGGCCGGCGAGCTCATGACTGACGGAGGAGGTGAACGAGCCCGACGGGTCAGAGCTGCAACACTTCAAAGAGCCCCTCGCTGATCCCAGCGCTCCACCACATTTAGGCACTTCCCCATCTCCTGACCGGATGAGCCCAGTTACCACTGACGTTTGGATTCTGAAAGAGTTCTAAACACAAGTCTCagagtcagcacacacacacacacacacacacacacacacacaaaccttatGAGTTGTGTTAAAAGTCAATATCTCTGAAAGTGTGTGAACATGACTGAAGAGGTGCAACTGAACCGTCTCCATTTATGGTCACCTCAACCCTGCAGAgacctgactgtgtgtgtgtgtgtgtgtgtgtgttgtgtgtggtgtgtgtgtgtgtgtgtgtgtgtgtgtgtgtgtgtgtgtggtgtgtgtgttgtgtggtgtgtgtgtgttgtgttgtgctgtaCTACGCTCAACATTAATTGAATAATTGATCTAAACTCATTCTGATCacatttgttggtgtttttgtgcTTGTTTTGTTTAATTAATCACATTTCCTGAATTTTTCTGGTTTGTTCTTCAATCACATTCGatgatcatgtgttgtgttatagatcatgtgttgtgttatagatcatgtgttgtgttatagatcatgtgttgtgttatagctcatgtgttgtgttatagatcatgtgttgtgttatagatgacctgttgtgttatagatcacgtttgtgttatagatcatgtgttgtgttatagatcagtgtgtgttgtgttatagatcatgtgttgtgttatagatcacctgttgtgttatagatcacctgttgtgttatagatcatgtgttgtgttatagatcatgtgttgtgttatagatcacctgtgtgttatagatcatgtgttgtgttatagatcatggttgtgttatagatcacctgttgtgttatagaacatgtgttgtgttatagctcatgtgttgtgttatagatcatgtgttgtgttatagatcacctgttgtattatagatcatctgttgtgttatagatcacctattgtgttatagatcatctgttgtgttatagctcatctgttgtgttatagatcatctgttgtgttatagatcatctgttgtgttatagatcacctgttgtgttatagatcatgtgttgtgttatagatcatgtgttgtgttatagatcacctgttgtgttatagatcatgtgttgttgttatagatcatctgttgtgttatagatcatgtgtgtgttatagatcacctgttgtgttatagatcatctgttgtgttatagctcatgtgttgtgttatagatcatctgttgtgttatagatcatgtgttgtgtgtagatcatctgttgtgttatagctcacgtgttgtgttatagatcatctgttgtgttatagctcatgtgttgtgttatagatcatcgtgtgtgttatagctcatgtgttgtgttatagatcatctgttgtgttatagctcatgtgttgtgttatagatcacctgttgtgttatagatcatgtgttgtgttatagatcatgtgttgtgttatagatcatctgttgtgttatagatcatgtgttgtgttttatgatcatctgttgtgttatagctcaCGTTTgttgttatagatcatctgttgtgttatagatcatgtgttggtgTTTAGATCATCTGTTGTTATAGATCACGTGTTGTGTATAtaatcacctgttgtgttatagatcatgtgttgtgttatagatcacctgttgtgtttagatcatgtgttgtgttatagatcacctgttgtgttatagatcatctgttgtgttatagatcatgtgttgtgttatagatcattgTGTTTTGTGTTATAGATCTTGTGTTGTGTTATaaatcacctgttgtgttatagatcatgtgttgtgttatagatcatgtgttgtgttatagatcatctgttttttgtgttatcgaccatgtgttgtgttatagatcatgtgttgtgttatagatcatctgttgtgttatagatcacctgttgtgttatagatcatgtgttgtgttatagatcatctgttgtgttatagatcacctgttgtgttatagatcatgtgttgtgttatagctcatgtgttgtgttatatagatcatgtgttgtgttatagatcatctgttgtgttatagatcctgttgtgttatagatcatgtgttgtgttatagatcatgtgttgtgttatagatcatctgttgtgttatagctcatgtgttgtgttatcgaccatgtgttgtgttatagatcatgttgtgttatagatcatgtgttgtgttatagatcatgtgttgtgttatagatcacctgttgtgttatagatcatgtgttgtgttgtgtcaccAGAACCAGCGACTGTATCAGGTTTT
This window contains:
- the LOC130519824 gene encoding odorant receptor 131-2-like; translation: MSSPAANASVVIEYRDSVSKAVTKNVIVVVLSISINYVNAGLIQTYHRHQVFYTNPRYILFFHLVVNDMIQVMLTVMLFIISYVLYKINVSFCGVFILLALITTENTPLNLACMALECYIAVCFPLRHGQICTIRRTLLLIGLIWTTSMFSVLPDLFVTLATQPLDFFYSQVFCLRETAFPNPHIIRKRDITYVVYLVIVWLIIFYTYFRIMFTAKTASKDARKARNTIILHGFQVLLCMATYAEPLLKQALLLWFPRNYSDSLFACYIIVQILPRSISPIIYGVRDKTFRRHLTRNLLCRPPRAPEEPAQT